CCGTCGAAGTCGTCGTGGTCGGTGAACATCAACCCCGAGATCGCGTCCCAGGGGCGCTCGACGCCCGTCGCCTCGCGCGCGGTCTCGACGGTCGCAACGAGCGGGCGCTCGATGGTCCCGTCGCTCCAGAAGACTGCCCGGTAGGCCGGCGGCAGATCGTCCGGCTCCAGATCGCGGTTGTCGGTGTAGATCGTCGCTGTCAGTATAAACTCGATGACGTCACGTGCCGCGTTGCTCATTCCTCGATACGTTGCTTCGGGAGAATAATAAGCCGTCCGAAGTGCGATCGGACTCCGAACCGCTGAAATAGCCCACGCTCCTATCGACTGTCGTGTCACAGCAGGTCGCCCAGGTGGACACGCTGTTCCTCCACGAGCAGGGTGAGAACGTCCGAGTCGCTGTCCAGCGCGACGGTCAGCGCGTGCTCGATGGGATTCTCGAACTCAAAGAGACCAGCGCCGGTCCGCGTCCGGCACGGCTACGGGTCAAAAAGGGGTCGAGCGAGGAGCCGACCAGTCCCGACCAGTTCGTCGAACTCGCCCGCCAGGCGACCCGCATCCGGATCTCCGAGCAGACCTCCGAACGCGGCCGCGCCCGTCTCACGGAGATGCTCGACGCCTACCAACTGGAGGCGAAAGTCGTCCGCACCTGCCGGTACTGCGCCTCCGCCGGCGAGTATTCGCCGATCACGAGCGAGACGGCCATCGAGGCCGACGACGAGTACATCTGCCCGGACTGCGCGATCGAGGAACTAGAGCGCGAACTGGCCTATCACGGCGACGTGACCGGCAGCGCTCGCGACCGGCTCGAAGAACTGCTGCTGGACGTGCAGGACCTCGATCGGATCACGAACCTGCTGGCGGGCGATCTCGATCCCGAGCTCACGAAGTTCGACGAGATCTCCGCGACAGTCGACGAGGTCGACCCCGTTCCGACCGACTCGCTTTCTCTCCACCCGGGGATCCAGAACAAGCTCGAAGACCGATTCGATACCTTGCTGCCGGTCCAGAGTCTCGCTGTGGAAAACGGCGCGACGCAAGGGCAGGATCAACTCGTCGTCTCGGCGACTGCGACTGGGAAGACGCTGATCGGCGAGATGGCCGGGATCGACCGCGTCCTCAATGGCAAGGGAAAGATGCTGTTTCTCGTCCCGCTGGTGGCGCTGGCCAATCAGAAGTACAACGACTTTCAGGAGGAGTACGGCGACATCGTCGACGTGACGTTGCGGGTCGGCTCGAGCCGGATCGGCGGCGACGACAACCGGTTCGATCCGGGCGCGGACGTGATCGTCGGCACCTACGAGGGGATCGACCACGCGCTGCGGACCGGCAAGGACCTGGGGACGATCGGAACGGTCGTCATCGACGAGGTCCACACCCTCGGGGAAGGCGAGCGCGGCCACCGGTTGGACGGGCTCATCTCGCGACTGAAGTATTACTGTGAGGTCGACCGGACCGTCGCCCAGCGCCACGACGGCCGTCCGGGTGCCCACGACGCCGGGGACACCCAGTGGATCTACCTGTCGGCGACGGTCGGCAACACCTCCGAACTGGCCGAGAACCTGGGTGCCCAGCTCATCGAGTTCGAGGAACGCCCGGTTCCGATCGAGCGCCACGTCACCTTCGCCGACGCCTACGAGAAGGTCGACCTGGAGGACAAACTCGTCAGGCGCGCGTTCGACACCAAGTCCTCGAAGGGGTACCGGGGACAGACGATCGTCTTCACGAACTCCCGGCGGCGGTGTCACGAGATTTCCCGGAAACTACAGTACTCCTCGGCACCGTATCACGCCGGGCTGGACAACAAGCGGCGCAAGCGCGTCGAACGGCAGTTCGCCGACCAGGAGCTGGCGGCGGTCGTGACCACGGCCGCGCTCGCAGCCGGGGTCGATTTCCCGGCCTCGCAGGTCATCTTCGATTCGCTGGCGATGGGCATCGAGTGGCTGACCGTCCAGGAGTTCCACCAGATGCTCGGCCGCGCCGGCCGGCCGGATTACCACGACAAGGGGACGGTTTACGTGCTCGTCGAACCAGACGGCAGTTACCACAACAGCCAGGAGATGACCGAGGACGAGGTGGCGTTCAAACTGCTGAAAGGCGAGATGGAATCGGTGATGACGCGCTACGACGAGAACGCGGCCGTCGAGGAGACGCTCGCGAACCTCGTCGTGGCGGGGCCGGAGGCAAAGCGACTCAACGCCCGGATGCTCGGCGAGATCCCGACCAAGCACGCGATCGGCAAACTGCTGGAGTACGAGTTTATCGACGGACTCGAACCCACGGACCTGGGTCGAGCGGTCTGTCGGCACTTCCTCTCGCCGACGGAAGCGTTCCTGATCCTCGATCAGATCCGCAAGGGGGCTGACCCCTACGGGATCGTCGCGGAATTACAGTTGCGCGAAGAGGAACTGTGAATTCAAGGGCGTCTACGCGCCTGCTTTTTCGAGCGCGTCTTCGATGTCCTCGGCTTGCGTGACACCGATGAAGCGTTCGACGACGCCGTCGTCGTTTTCGACGATGAGCGTCGGCAGGGATCGAACCTGGTATTCGTTGGCGACGTCCTGTCGTTCGTCGACGTCGATCCGCTCGAACTCGACATCGGGATAGTCCTCCTCTATATCCTCGAGAATCGGCTCCTGAGTCTTGCAGGGCCCACACCAGTCAGCCATGAAATCCATGAGCGTGATCGTCATATGCCTGCCAGTAGTTGCCGAGGTATTCGGATAAGCGTTTTCATACTCGGGGTGTCTCGCCTGGATTTCGCGTCGACGAGTTCTCCGTGGTCGAACACTCGCGGATCAAGCCAGCCGGGCGTCCTCGACTCGGATCGACCCGCGCGTTCCGTCCCACTCGGTCTCGTAGTCGAGTTCGATCCGCCGATCCATGTGCGGGCCGTCGGTCACGAGCGTCTCGAACTCCCCGCCCTCGCCGAGGACGTGGACGCCGTACTCGTCGTTGAGCGCGCGCAGCTGGGCCAGCGCGTCGGCGTCGAGCCGGCGACCGAGCCACGACTCGTCGAGGCCGTAGGCAGCGACCTGAACGATCCGAATCTCGAACCCCGCATCCAGCATGGATTCCGCCAGTTCGACCGGATCTTCCTGCCAGAGCGGCGCGAACAGCTCGGCCCCAAGCCGGTCGCACATCGCCCGGATCCGGCTGGTCTGGTACTCGCTCTCGACGGCACCAGCGGTGACGCCGGCGATGCCACCGTCGAGGCGTTCGTCCAGCGCTTCGAGCGCCGCTTCCAGCGGCCGGAGTTCGGCGTCGCCCTGCTGGCCGGCATCGACGGCCCCTTCGGCTGCGAAGTCGTCGGGCTCGACGGCCAGCAACTCGATACCGATACTCTCGGCGGCCAGTTCGGCCAGTTCCGTGGCCGGAACGTGGTACATGTACGAATCCCCCGCCGGATGGACGGTCACCAGCCGCTCGACGGGGTGGCCCGCCTGCAGGGCACGATACAGCGCCCACGCGGAGTCTTTCCCGCCCGAGAAGAGACTCACCCACGCGCCGTCGGACATACCCCCTGTAGCGAGCCGTCGCGTATATCTCCCCCGGTCCGGCGACGCGGGCGGATCGAACTATTCAGTCGCCTCGGCGACCGCCGACTGGACCGCCTCGAGCGGCAGCTCGGCGGCGTCGGCTCCGTCCCACGCGAAACGGATCACACATCGCGAATCCGCGACGACGACCGCCTGGTCGGATCGACTGGTTTGATCGACTCCGTACAGATCGGTGACGTAGCCGCCGCGGTCGTAGAGCACCGGGAACGGCACTCCCTCGGCGAGTCGAGCGAGCGCGTCCTCGTCGGTTCCGATCCCGAAGACGCTGAGCCGATCGACGACCTGCGCCCACTCGACGCCCGCGAGACGCTTCAGGAGCGGCCGAGCCGTCGACTCCACGTCGGAGACGAACGCCACCACGACCGGCCCGGCGTCGGCGGCGGCCGAGAGCATGTACTCCGCGCCGGGGTCGTCGGCCGCCGGAAGGTAGAAATCCGGGGCCGGATCGCCTGCTTCGAGCATACCGTCCCCTCGGGAGGAAGCCGAAAAAGCGTGTGGGATATCGGTGTCCGGTACCACGGGACAGGGTCGGGAAATCCTGAAGACAGCCCCGTCCGACTGTCGAGACATGCCCGGTCCCGTGTTCCTCCGCGGCGAGAGCGTGACGCTGCACCCGCAGGGCGAAGACGACGTCCAGTTCCTCCAGCGACTCATCAACCACCCCGATGTCTGGCCGTCGCTGACGAGCGTCGAGCCGCTGACCGAGGCCGACGAGCGCGAGTGGATCGAA
This window of the Halapricum desulfuricans genome carries:
- a CDS encoding DEAD/DEAH box helicase — translated: MSQQVAQVDTLFLHEQGENVRVAVQRDGQRVLDGILELKETSAGPRPARLRVKKGSSEEPTSPDQFVELARQATRIRISEQTSERGRARLTEMLDAYQLEAKVVRTCRYCASAGEYSPITSETAIEADDEYICPDCAIEELERELAYHGDVTGSARDRLEELLLDVQDLDRITNLLAGDLDPELTKFDEISATVDEVDPVPTDSLSLHPGIQNKLEDRFDTLLPVQSLAVENGATQGQDQLVVSATATGKTLIGEMAGIDRVLNGKGKMLFLVPLVALANQKYNDFQEEYGDIVDVTLRVGSSRIGGDDNRFDPGADVIVGTYEGIDHALRTGKDLGTIGTVVIDEVHTLGEGERGHRLDGLISRLKYYCEVDRTVAQRHDGRPGAHDAGDTQWIYLSATVGNTSELAENLGAQLIEFEERPVPIERHVTFADAYEKVDLEDKLVRRAFDTKSSKGYRGQTIVFTNSRRRCHEISRKLQYSSAPYHAGLDNKRRKRVERQFADQELAAVVTTAALAAGVDFPASQVIFDSLAMGIEWLTVQEFHQMLGRAGRPDYHDKGTVYVLVEPDGSYHNSQEMTEDEVAFKLLKGEMESVMTRYDENAAVEETLANLVVAGPEAKRLNARMLGEIPTKHAIGKLLEYEFIDGLEPTDLGRAVCRHFLSPTEAFLILDQIRKGADPYGIVAELQLREEEL
- a CDS encoding thioredoxin family protein: MTITLMDFMADWCGPCKTQEPILEDIEEDYPDVEFERIDVDERQDVANEYQVRSLPTLIVENDDGVVERFIGVTQAEDIEDALEKAGA
- a CDS encoding diphthine--ammonia ligase gives rise to the protein MSDGAWVSLFSGGKDSAWALYRALQAGHPVERLVTVHPAGDSYMYHVPATELAELAAESIGIELLAVEPDDFAAEGAVDAGQQGDAELRPLEAALEALDERLDGGIAGVTAGAVESEYQTSRIRAMCDRLGAELFAPLWQEDPVELAESMLDAGFEIRIVQVAAYGLDESWLGRRLDADALAQLRALNDEYGVHVLGEGGEFETLVTDGPHMDRRIELDYETEWDGTRGSIRVEDARLA
- a CDS encoding redoxin family protein gives rise to the protein MLEAGDPAPDFYLPAADDPGAEYMLSAAADAGPVVVAFVSDVESTARPLLKRLAGVEWAQVVDRLSVFGIGTDEDALARLAEGVPFPVLYDRGGYVTDLYGVDQTSRSDQAVVVADSRCVIRFAWDGADAAELPLEAVQSAVAEATE